In a genomic window of Bacteroidota bacterium:
- a CDS encoding T9SS type A sorting domain-containing protein: MKKNYILFYLLFITLNSNNLFAAIKTWTGNSNSNWNTTENWLPSGEPASGDDIIINSINYTGAKANPSFNSTFSGKNIEIWNSAVLTITGGTLTFTGTLKLNGSSTASPLIDIVNGTFTVNGTSSWLGHSASVPELKISEGKSIFNGEVLSISGAAKLLITVIGGELHFNSAVTLNNSTDRVEQSNGIITLNNTFNFVNKGIFNSTGGLAIINGSNSIKNGIWNFYTLRINPGKTLNQNQNISIGKDWVNQGIYLHNNKTVTFNGNSLQTISGSSNQNFGGLSINNTSSVIPQIILEVGITINNNLELIAGCVNQNESTVMIGTSETNLGSLSYTSGWFYGGNFNRWFDRFNFSLVDQKSHFPVGSNVDYRPFWFRVANSSSTGGTITVRHYGIYPSGIFLASHTDPTWGVAPGTPIKAVSKSYWNVLLNGFAGNGNFEIRYGGEGFGINELSDIGSTLINSVVGIHASSTSANVPIEANRTGLLAANISNNFHLSTANFLTAPLPVELLTFTAKAQEKEIKLNWATASETNSDYFLVERSQNGLEFLEVEKVKAAGNYHGLKEYTLIDDNPLSGVSYYRLKQVDFDGTFDFSNLVAVKMNISEKTVAFYPNPIATGENGRLFFQGEINEELTITITDFTGSVCFAKAVNPEKNNQLFTVTISENLSPGLYLLTASGKDFYTYEKLLVK, from the coding sequence ATGAAAAAAAACTACATTTTATTCTATCTTTTATTTATCACCCTAAATTCTAATAACCTATTTGCTGCCATAAAAACCTGGACAGGAAACAGCAATAGTAACTGGAACACAACAGAAAACTGGCTTCCTTCAGGTGAACCGGCAAGTGGTGATGATATTATTATTAATTCAATTAATTACACCGGAGCTAAGGCAAATCCAAGCTTCAACAGCACATTTTCCGGGAAAAATATTGAAATTTGGAATTCAGCGGTTTTAACAATTACAGGTGGTACGCTCACTTTTACCGGCACTTTAAAATTAAATGGAAGTAGTACTGCTTCACCCCTAATCGATATAGTAAATGGAACCTTTACTGTAAATGGTACAAGCTCGTGGCTTGGCCATTCTGCGAGTGTTCCTGAATTAAAAATTTCTGAAGGCAAGAGTATATTTAACGGAGAGGTATTGAGCATTTCAGGAGCTGCAAAACTATTAATTACGGTAATAGGTGGGGAACTGCATTTTAATTCAGCGGTTACCTTAAACAATTCTACCGACAGAGTTGAACAATCAAATGGGATAATAACATTAAATAACACCTTTAATTTCGTAAACAAAGGAATTTTCAACTCAACTGGCGGGCTTGCAATTATTAACGGTTCAAATTCAATAAAAAATGGTATTTGGAATTTTTATACTCTAAGAATTAATCCAGGAAAAACCCTTAATCAAAATCAAAATATTTCAATCGGGAAAGATTGGGTAAATCAAGGAATATATTTACACAACAATAAAACGGTAACTTTTAATGGAAACTCACTTCAAACAATAAGCGGGAGTTCAAACCAAAACTTTGGTGGTCTAAGCATTAATAATACTTCTTCAGTGATTCCCCAAATAATTTTAGAAGTGGGAATTACAATAAACAATAATTTAGAACTAATTGCCGGTTGTGTGAACCAAAATGAATCAACCGTTATGATTGGAACCTCTGAAACAAACTTAGGCAGCCTTTCATATACTTCGGGTTGGTTTTATGGAGGGAATTTCAACAGATGGTTTGACCGCTTTAACTTTTCACTAGTGGATCAGAAAAGCCATTTCCCTGTTGGATCTAATGTAGATTACCGGCCCTTCTGGTTTAGAGTAGCCAATTCATCATCAACTGGTGGAACAATAACTGTAAGGCATTATGGTATCTATCCATCAGGAATATTTCTTGCTTCACACACTGATCCAACATGGGGAGTAGCGCCTGGAACACCCATAAAGGCTGTATCAAAATCCTATTGGAATGTATTGTTAAATGGTTTTGCAGGAAATGGAAACTTTGAAATACGATATGGAGGAGAAGGATTTGGAATTAATGAATTAAGTGATATTGGATCCACATTAATCAATTCAGTAGTTGGAATTCATGCTTCATCAACCTCAGCGAATGTTCCTATTGAAGCAAACAGAACCGGATTGCTTGCTGCAAATATTTCAAACAACTTTCATCTTAGCACTGCTAATTTTTTAACCGCTCCCCTCCCGGTTGAACTCTTAACTTTTACAGCTAAGGCCCAGGAAAAAGAAATAAAACTTAATTGGGCTACAGCTTCCGAAACTAATTCTGATTATTTTTTGGTTGAAAGGTCTCAAAACGGCCTGGAATTTCTGGAAGTGGAGAAAGTAAAGGCAGCAGGAAATTATCATGGTTTGAAAGAATACACACTTATTGATGACAATCCACTAAGCGGAGTTTCATACTACCGTTTAAAACAAGTTGATTTCGATGGTACTTTTGACTTTTCAAATTTAGTGGCAGTAAAAATGAACATTAGCGAAAAAACAGTTGCATTTTATCCTAACCCTATTGCTACCGGAGAAAACGGAAGGCTGTTTTTTCAAGGAGAAATAAATGAAGAATTAACAATTACCATTACTGATTTTACAGGAAGTGTCTGTTTTGCAAAAGCCGTGAATCCTGAAAAAAACAATCAATTATTCACTGTTACTATATCTGAAAATTTATCCCCTGGTTTATACCTTTTAACAGCCTCCGGCAAAGATTTTTACACCTATGAAAAGCTCCTGGTAAAATAA